GCTTAGCGGTTCCATTGGCTTCATCGAAAGAGCATCTGTTAAATGACAATCTTTTCCTCCATAATTTATCAAAATATTTAGGTAATAAATTACTTAAAAGAACTGATCATTATACAGCTATGCAGGATTATGAATTTAAAAATCGATTGGCAAAATATATTCTAGAAATAGAAAATAATGGATACTTTCAAGAGAAGCATACCGAAACAGCAGAATACGTGGGGGGAAGCTATCGACATCTATTATACACACTTAACCAATTTCGTGAAGAAGGAATATTAGAAAAACAAGGCAGGGAATATTTTATCATTAATAAAGAAAAGTTAGAAAGAATGAGTTCAAAAAAAGATTAATTTATTATATGTTCGATGAAAATAACGTATCAGATTGGAGTCGTTGATTTAACTCAATTATAGAATTGAAGAATCGTCAGCATTCATAAAAGAGAAAAACTCATTTAAGTAACTGTTCATATTCTCATCAATCGTCGTAGCCACGAATTCCCCTTCGGTCGTAAGATGTAGAATATATACTCTACGATCCTCGGGATGTGTTGTTTTCTTGACTAAATTCTTTTTAATCAACGTTTGCACCTGACGGCCAAATGTAGTTATATCCTTACCGAGTGAATCTGCAATCTGCTGCATAGATGGTTCATGCTGTCGATCAATTTCATAAAGAATATGGCTTTGGATCATTGATATTTCATTAGTCCCTACACTACAACAATTCTTATTCAGAAGGCCGAATCGGCGTGCAGTCACTTGTAGTAGTTCTCTCGGACTTTCTTCCATCTAAGCTCACCTCTTTATATATTTGCATTTTACAAGTATATAATTCGAATTTCTCCATTTTTCTGTAAGTATCCGATTACCATCCTCCTTCATAAAAGGCGTTGAATATCGGTCTTGTCTTTGTTGTTGTGGTTTTCCTTCCTTTAATCGCTGCCGATCATGATCTAGATCCAAACATTGATTCTTTAGTGCATGTAGAAAAAACCCTCGGAAACGAGTTCCAAGGGTTTAGTTTGATTTTTGGTTATGCGTGACTCTAATTCTCCTCTTACCAACCGCGATCAGACATGCGTTCTGCTGCAGTCAGTTTAGAAATTTCAATCCCTTTCATAGGGGTACCCAAGTTCTTAGATACTTCGGCAATCAGTTTATAATCCGTATAATGTGTTGTTGCTTCAACGATGGCACGAGCAAACTTCTCAGGATTGTCCGATTTGAAAATACCAGATCCAACAAAGACTCCGTCTGCTCCCAAATGCATCATTAGTGCAGCATCTGCCGGAGTAGCAACACCGCCGGCTGCAAAGTTAACGACAGGAAGCTTACCATTCTCGTGAATTTCAAACAGAAGCTCGTAAGGCACACCCAGAACTTTAGCTTCAGCGTAGAGCTCATCCTTGGACATATTTTGCACTTTACGAATCTGACCGTTGATCAAACGCATATGGCGGACTGCTTCCACAATGTTACCCGTTCCTGGTTCACCTTTTGTACGAATCATGGATGCCCCTTCACCAATACGGCGAAGAGCCTCCCCCAAATCTTTGGCCCCACATACGAACGGTACAGTGAACTCCTGTTTATCAATATGGAATACTTCATCCGCAGGTGTAAGGACTTCACTTTCATCTAGATAGTCTACACCAAGGGATTCCAGTACTTTTGCTTCTATGTAATGACCGATACGCGCCTTAGCCATCACCGGGATAGTGACCACCTTCATAACCTCTTCAATGATCGTTGGATCTGCCATGCGAGCGACACCGCCCGCTGCGCGAATATCGGAAGGAACGCGCTCAAGAGCCATAACAGCAGTTGCCCCTGCCGCTTCTGCGATTTTTGCTTGCTCTGCATTCATAACGTCCATGATGACGCCGCCTTTTTGCATTTCAGCCATCCCTCTTTTGACACGATCTGTACCTGTTCTCATAACTTCTATTCCCCCTATACCATGTTTAACAATCTAATCGCAGCTCTTTTTAGTTCTTGATTGACTTGAATCTATGGATTAATATAAAGGGGAAACTGACAATTAAAAAGATCCAATAATTTATAATTTCATTGTACCACTTTCTTAATTACGGAGGTCATATGCAATTTCATGCAGCTTATAGCTCATATTTAAACCGCCATTATACCAAGATGAAGGCTCTGTATCATGCCATTCGTGAAGCTATTCATGAGGGGAATCTCTTGCACGGTGAGAAGATGCCATCTACACGAGAATTAGCTGCAACGTATCAAATTTCTCGAGGAACCGTGAATCAAGTCTATGATATGTTAACTTCTCAAGGTTATCTTCATTCACAGCATGGAAGAGGTACCTTTGTTGCTTATCAAAGTGAGTTTAACAAGGAGGAGAATACAACCCAATATAGCACGCAGCACTTATCCGCTTGGGGAAATCGTATAGAGCAGCTTGTGCAAACAACACCTCAAAGACATACACAATCAACAGTTACCCGCTTAACAAGTGAAGCATTAATTGACTTTAGCAAATATCAGCCCGATTTGACCAAATTTCCTTACGATGAATGGAACAATCGACTGTATGCGGAGGTACGGCATCGAGAGCATTACTCCAATACAACTTACGCAACTGTGGACTCGTTGGGAGAGCCAAAATTGAGAGAAGCGATTGCTGCCTACCTAAGAAGGATGAGGGGAATCCAAGTCGATTCGAATCAGATCGCTGTGACTGCAGGCTCCATGCAAGCTATAGCACTTCTTACGCAATTAATTGCAGATCCTGGTGATCATGTGGTGACAGAAAGCCCTTGTTACGTCGGAATTTCTCAGGCTGTATTGGCTACGGGTGCGAAGTTGATTGAAGCCAATCTTGATGGTCAAGGAATTGTTCCTCAAGATTGGGATGCTCGTATGTTATTTGTCACGCCATCCAGGCAATTTCCTACTGGTGAAATGCTTAGCCTTGAACGCAGACGAACCTTGCTTGACTGGGCACATCGTCATGATGCTTTGATTGTGGAGGATGATTACGATAGTGAATTCAGATATCGAGGAATGCATGTAGAACCTCTGAAAACACTGGATAAAGATGGACGCGTAATCTACATTGGCAGCTTTACCAAAACATTACCATTTGAAGTGCGACTTGGTTATGTCGTTCTTCCTCCATCATTGTCTGATACATTTAGAAAAGCTCAAGCATTATATGAACCTAGACCAGTAAATTTATTAGAGCAGCGAGCTTTAGCAGCATTTATGACAAGTGGTCAATATGAGCGGCATCTGCGTAGGATGAATCGCTTGTATAGTCGCAAATTTCATCTGTTACTTAAACTATTAAAACAGGAGCTCTCCACTTGGTTTGATTGGGTGGAAAACGAAGCGGGACTTCACGTTTTTGGTTGGTGGAAAGGGGATTCCTCGAGTTATTATACCTTCCGGACTTTAGCAAGAACAGAAGGGGTTATATTCTCGGAAGTCAGTACTTCCACAGCTCTAAGCAAGAAACATGGTATTTATTTATCTTTTGCACATTTATCTGATCCTGAATTAAAAGAAGGCGTACTAAGATTAAGAAATGCAACACGATCTCATGTATGAGGTAATGTGACATCGTATCGCATAATTGTTTTGCTGTGTTTGTGTCTCGATATGAGATTGTAGAGGGGGATATAAAACTAAAAAGCCGCAAAATTTGCGACTCTCAATAGGAATATGTTCTTATCCCCCGACATAGTAGTTTTACCTATCCAAAATATCCATTCATCGTATCCCACATCCTATCAAACTCGCTTTGCTCCATAGAACGACCAACTGAAAGTAGCTCTGGTTTTTCATTCGTTACTGGATCAAAATTTAGAAACTCTACTTTTGTTGCGCAAGCATAATTCTTTGTGTTTAACATCATTTCTACCTTATCTTTAAAAGGCCGATCCAACAGTTTAACTACAGCGATATCCCCTTCTCTATATTTAGTCGCTGAGTAATGAATAAGAAAGTATCCTTTTTCAAATCGGTATTCAATAGGATAGCCTGACATTATACACCTCTTCAGAATCTTCTTCTCTGATCTCAATCTATTCAATATGGATAAACTAAATTATTGTTCTAATGAACAACTATAATCCCCCGCTCGGGAAAGGATCGGATCAGCGCGTGAAGTTCCTGCATTCCCCGTAGGACAAAACTCTGCAGGCTCTATCCTGATCCTCCGATCGTCCGTTTCGGGAGCAAATGAGGGGCTATAGGTTTCTTCTTCACACTAAAAAAGCGGCCGATGAAGCTGCTCCAAAGTACATTCTTATAACCAATCCCAGTATTTATACTATAAATCGATCTAACCATGTTTGAAAGTCGCAATTCAAACTTCTCATATATTCTACAGGCGAATAACAATATTTCACATACATGTAGGTTGGTTTGCCCTCTTCTGCTTCTTGTAGATTCATGATAATGTAATCTTGTAAAATATAAGCGACATTTAGAAGTTCAGGTTTCCCATAGTTTGAGTTAATAATTTCTTTCTGTGTTAACACTTCATCTAAGACATATATATCATTTTCAGAGCCAAATTGAGGATGCTCAAAAAGTCGACAACCATCAGTAGTACTCAGAAAATCTTCGTTATCAAGAGGCAGCTTAAATTCTAGGTTGACTAAAAGCTTTGAAGCGATTATATCAGGACTTACAGGGCTATTGAACTTAAAAGTGTACGTGGGCTAACGGTCGAACGATGATAAGTTACTCTTCGTTTAACTTGATATATTAAAAGTATAAACAAGCCTGTCTATGTATAAAGACAGGCTTGTTTAAGTGTTTTTAAGTTATTCAGTTTTACTGCAGAATGCCGTCCGACAGTGAATGGGAAAGATTAAACAGAGGCTCATTCAAGTCCATAATGCCGATGCAGACAAGCCCTTAACAAGCAATAAAGCCTCTTAACAGTCATTCTGCTGACCTTTAAGAAGCCCTATTCTTAGCCTTAATAAGTTAACTTTTAACCAATCGTCTCTACCACATTGTCTTGCTGGTCTTTAATATACGTTTTGGCTACCTGAACGGTTAGACCCTTAAAGGCGGATAGCTTAATAAGCTCCTCCTTCGGCCGCAGCTTGCTTGACAGCTCGGCAACGGTTGTCGCATCCAGTACGATACGAATGTGCTCCGGACCTTCTTCAATCACCGGATTATCTCCCGGCTCTAATGCTACCCGAACGTTCGGACCTGAGAGATACAGAGGGTTTTGCTTCAAAATGCGGCCCGAAAGCATCTTGCCGATAATCTCTGCCTGCTTGGCGCCAATCGTAAGCACCGCCGGCGATTTTCTTAACATTCGTTTCACGGGCGGCTCCCAGCCTAATTGGCTGACATACAGGAAGCCCGTATTCGACCCGTCACGCTTCAAGCCTTCCTCCACCGCTGTGGCAACCGCAGGCAGCATCAGCAAAGATGAGCGCTCTAGATCCGTTATATAGTAAGGCATATATGGCTCGCAGATTTTCAGCATGGCATGCGAATTCCACGTCTGCATCGCATCTCGTTCATCCCCTGTAATGCCAATCATTTGAATAAACTCCATACGCCCATTTGGCGTTTCTATCGAAGGCAGCTCCGGATCCTCCGTATAGCATAGCGCTGTAAGCTTTGTATCCGAACCCAAGCAGATTGGACCATTGGTATCCAAGTAATCGCCCGACTGGAATCGGTTTCCGCTTTTGTATATATACCTTCCCATGTTTTGCAGTAGGTCAATAGCCCATGCCGGAGGCTGCTCCTCCGTCTCGCTGCGCTTCAGCCTGAAGGTCAGCTCAAAGCCGAAACCGCTATGCTCCTTATCCTCCTTCTCCTTGCCGTACAGCTCCGTGAATCCAAAAGTCACCATATGCCAATGCGGCGCAGGATGGTCCGCTTTATATACACTGATGCCGTCCAGCGGATCACCTCCGAACATAGCAGGCAGCGACGAGCCGTAGTGCATAGGCATCTGACTTCCGTATAGCTTGGTCATCGCATCTTCAATGGCATCCCATCCTGGGGCCATATCTTCTTCCTCTTTCATCCGTATTCCTCCTCAAATCTGTCCCTCATTAAAATGAATATAACATACAGAAACCGATTAGTTATATACCTAATCGCTGATCGGAACATGTTTTTGTCCCTCCATACCTTTTTCCAGTACCCAAATTCCATTTTTTAAGGAGTGAATTGGAATATCTATTGATTATGCTATTGATTAATTACTCTACTCGTTGCGCAGCAATCGGTAAACAACTCTATCTTTTATTTGACCATTGTGCCAAACAAGCGATTTGAATTCGGCCTCCTTAATCATCACTTTTTCAGAGGCAATGTTTCCTTTCAAGCATCCGCATGAGATTCTAAAACATTATTTTCTTCGAATGCAAAACGTATAACTTCTTCTAATGCCTCTGAAGTGTACCCTTTTCCCCAAAACAGTGGTTTGATAAAATAGCCCACCTCTAAGATTTTTCCGAGTGGAGTAATTTCGTTTACTGTATATCCTATTTCCCCAATGTGAGTGCTCAAAAATTTATCTTCAATACGAAAAAAGTACATTTTTCTATCTGTTTCTTTGCTTTGAGAAATGGACTTTTTAAGATTACTTTCCGACTCTGCTAATGCCCTGACTACTGAGATTGAAGAGTATGATATAATCCAGTCGATTTCGTGAATGAAAACCCGTCTTCCACTTCGCGTGATTTTCATCTAGCTTCATTTGCTTCATTAACTGATCAAGATTTTCAAATGTTATTTCTTCCCTCACATATTTTAAGAATTCAAGTAATACCTTTCGCCCATACAAATCGCCTGAATAGTCTAATAAAAAGGCTTCAATAAAATAAGATTCTCCACCCACAGTAGGACGGTTGCCAGCGCTTATTATGGCGTTATATTGCTCAGTCTCCCGATCTCCTTCTAATATTACTGAAGTCCCGAAATAGATTCCGGGTTTTGGAGATACATAGAGGTCAGCTTCCCCTCCAAGATTTATGGTTGGATAGCCTAGCGTTCTTCCCAGTGCTTGACCATGTACCACGGTCCCCTTAATAGTATATGGGTGTCCATACAGTTGTGTAATTCTCTCCATATCTCCCTGTATTACTAACTCACTAACGAATCTGTTGTCAGGAGTCAGGGACTCAGCCGTAATCTCCTTATTAGTCATCATCATTGGCTCCTTTAAAATCCATATTTCGCTTCTTCAGCCTCTAGGATCTTAGTGTAAGTCTCCGCTAATACGAAGGTATCTTCCACTAAGCGGTCTATACGAAATAAGACATCATCATTCACAATCTCTTTGCGAAGGAAATCCTTTTCTTCAATAAAAACATAGGTTGATACCATTTGAGCTTTCATGAAAGTCAAAATGGGCTTTAATTGTTGTTCTGCAACGAGAAAGTGTCGCTGAGAGCCTGCCGTAATGATCATGCTTATTACCTTCCCTTGGAAGGCTTTTTCAGGTGCCAAATCAAATATATTTTTCAGTGTCGCTGGAATGGAGGCTTGGAAAATAGGAGTTCCAATCACAATCACATCTGCCTCCATAACGGTTTGAATGACGAATTTCGTGTCTCCTTCATACTCCATATAATTCCGTCCATCACTGAATTGAACATCAAAGAGAGCCAGATCTAATAATGTAACATCAGCATCCGGATACTTATTGTGAATCGAGTTTACGGTGTAATTCATAGCGATTCTGGTTTTGGAGCCGATCTTCGAACCGGACAATACGACAACTTTCATACTACTGACCTCCAATGTCTTATTTTTTAACTGTATGCTTCTTTATCGCTGGTAAAATTTCATTGCCAATGATATCGATGTTCTTCATTAAGTTCTTAAAAGGAACTCCACCAAAATCCATTTGCGCAATATATCTCTGATGCCCAAAGAGTTCGTGCTGGTATAGGATCTTCTCAATGATTTCTTGTGGGCTGCCAATATTCATAACATCACGGGAGTCAGCTCCTTGTGCAAATGCCTGTTTTGGAAACCCACGTCCATTGGTTAATTTCATTCCCTCATTAATATAAGGATAATAGGCTCTTTGGGCCTTTTGCGTCGTTTCATCTACATAAAAGAAACCGGCGGTTGCTACAGGTAATTTCGACGGATCATGTCCATTTTGACGTGCAGCTTCTCGATAAGCATCGATTGATCTTTTAAATAACACTGCAGGTCCTCCGAGATGAGCCAAAAACATAGGTACTCCTGCAACACCTGCTTTAATTGCACTGGCAGGGGTTCCCCCTACGGCTCTCCATATAGGTAGATAGCCTTCTTCAGGTCGCGGGAGAATTCTTGCTTGGTTAAGAGGAGCACGATATTCGCCTTTCCAATTCAGCACTTCATTCTCGTTTATCTTCAATAACAAATCAAACTTTTCTTCGAATAACTCCTCATAATCGTTGAGATCATATCCTAATAACTGATATAACCCTACTCGAGAAGCACGACCTGCAATGATCTCAGATCGGCCATTCGATATAAGATCAATCGTTGCAAAATCTTCGTACACCCTGACTGGATCAGAGGTGCTTATTATTGTAGATGAGCTGCCTATTTTCATTGTAGTTGTAGCCTGTGCTATGGCTGCCAGGACAACACTGTGGGCCTGAGTTGCAAAATATTCCTGATGGCTCTCTCCAACACTAAAAAATTCAATGCCTGCTTGTTCTGCAAGCTTCGCCAATTCAATGATTTCCTGTATACGCTGTTTGGCAGATATCCGCTTACCCGTTTCAGGATTAGCTAAATGATCCCCCAATGTATATAGTCCAAACTCTAAACCGTTGTTTGTATCAATCCGGTATTGTTCCATATGTTCATCCTCTTTTCTCCGCTCTTGTGAAATCTATGTTCTATTAATAAATCTTTGTTAATGTATTTTTGTTAGTTACTATATTAAGTATATTTAATGATGCAACTCCTGTCAACTTTGATGCTGGGACAAGAACTTGTGTCGATAAAATAAAAAAGCCGCTAAAATGAACTGCACCCCAATTGTTAGACACACTCTAACAGTTGGAGGTGCATTTTTTTATGACTAAGTTTACTGGCGATAAAAAATTGGCGATAGTTCAAGGGTATAACGCTGAACATTTATCGCAAACAGAATACTCAAATCAAATGGGAGTTACCAAGTCTCAATTTCAATATTGGTTGAAGCTCTATGAGATGCATGGTGTGTCTGTCTTTACTAACGGCTATACAAATTATTCGACAAGCTTTAAACTGGACGTACTCAATTATATGGCTCAATCCAACGCCTCTCTCATGGATACCGCTGCTCTGTTTAAGCTCCCGGACTTCTCCATGTTGTATTCCTGGCAGAGAAAGATGGAGACAGGCGGTCTAGAAGCCCTTGAGCCAAAAAAGAAGGGGCGTCTATCCATGAAAAAAATCCTAATTCGTCTACCAAACGATCCGTAGTTGAAAGGTCTGTGGAAGCACTCGAAGAGCGTATCAAGCAGCTTGAAATGGAAAATGAGTATCTAAAAAAGTTGAATGCCTTAGTTCGAAACAAGGAAAAGTCACCAAACAGGACAAAGCACAAGTTGTCTGGGAGCTAAGGCATAAATATCCGGTGGTGGCACTCATACAGCTGGCTGGTATTCCGCGCAGCACCTATTACAACCTTATAAAAAGAATGAGTCAACCCGATTCGAATGCTGATTTAGAATCTGAAATCCAGTCCATTTACATGGAGCATGAGGGTCGTTACGGATATCGCCGTATTCGTGATGAACTGGAAATTCGCGGAAGGAAAGTAAGCCACAAAAAGATTCAGCAGCTTATGAAGAAGATGGGCCTTAAATGCCTGGTGCGCATGAAAAAGTATAAGTCATATAAAGGGACAGTCGGCAAGACTGCACCGAATCATCTGGATCGCCAGTTCACGGCTGAGGCGCCA
This sequence is a window from Paenibacillus urinalis. Protein-coding genes within it:
- the pdxS gene encoding pyridoxal 5'-phosphate synthase lyase subunit PdxS, which codes for MRTGTDRVKRGMAEMQKGGVIMDVMNAEQAKIAEAAGATAVMALERVPSDIRAAGGVARMADPTIIEEVMKVVTIPVMAKARIGHYIEAKVLESLGVDYLDESEVLTPADEVFHIDKQEFTVPFVCGAKDLGEALRRIGEGASMIRTKGEPGTGNIVEAVRHMRLINGQIRKVQNMSKDELYAEAKVLGVPYELLFEIHENGKLPVVNFAAGGVATPADAALMMHLGADGVFVGSGIFKSDNPEKFARAIVEATTHYTDYKLIAEVSKNLGTPMKGIEISKLTAAERMSDRGW
- a CDS encoding GNAT family N-acetyltransferase yields the protein MKITRSGRRVFIHEIDWIISYSSISVVRALAESESNLKKSISQSKETDRKMYFFRIEDKFLSTHIGEIGYTVNEITPLGKILEVGYFIKPLFWGKGYTSEALEEVIRFAFEENNVLESHADA
- a CDS encoding LLM class flavin-dependent oxidoreductase, with product MEQYRIDTNNGLEFGLYTLGDHLANPETGKRISAKQRIQEIIELAKLAEQAGIEFFSVGESHQEYFATQAHSVVLAAIAQATTTMKIGSSSTIISTSDPVRVYEDFATIDLISNGRSEIIAGRASRVGLYQLLGYDLNDYEELFEEKFDLLLKINENEVLNWKGEYRAPLNQARILPRPEEGYLPIWRAVGGTPASAIKAGVAGVPMFLAHLGGPAVLFKRSIDAYREAARQNGHDPSKLPVATAGFFYVDETTQKAQRAYYPYINEGMKLTNGRGFPKQAFAQGADSRDVMNIGSPQEIIEKILYQHELFGHQRYIAQMDFGGVPFKNLMKNIDIIGNEILPAIKKHTVKK
- a CDS encoding NADPH-dependent FMN reductase; protein product: MKVVVLSGSKIGSKTRIAMNYTVNSIHNKYPDADVTLLDLALFDVQFSDGRNYMEYEGDTKFVIQTVMEADVIVIGTPIFQASIPATLKNIFDLAPEKAFQGKVISMIITAGSQRHFLVAEQQLKPILTFMKAQMVSTYVFIEEKDFLRKEIVNDDVLFRIDRLVEDTFVLAETYTKILEAEEAKYGF
- a CDS encoding riboflavin kinase — protein: MTNKEITAESLTPDNRFVSELVIQGDMERITQLYGHPYTIKGTVVHGQALGRTLGYPTINLGGEADLYVSPKPGIYFGTSVILEGDRETEQYNAIISAGNRPTVGGESYFIEAFLLDYSGDLYGRKVLLEFLKYVREEITFENLDQLMKQMKLDENHAKWKTGFHSRNRLDYIILFNLSSQGISRVGK
- the yeiL gene encoding transcriptional regulator YeiL, with product MEKINLKDYAENFVDIYNDIQETFPKTALHQAFVCKFSANEYIVRFDEDIQYLFLLLDGKAKIYLVHENGKRALIQFLKKDDFIGELSLIEVEKNLKDVVAINNCTCLAVPLASSKEHLLNDNLFLHNLSKYLGNKLLKRTDHYTAMQDYEFKNRLAKYILEIENNGYFQEKHTETAEYVGGSYRHLLYTLNQFREEGILEKQGREYFIINKEKLERMSSKKD
- a CDS encoding suppressor of fused domain protein, producing MKEEEDMAPGWDAIEDAMTKLYGSQMPMHYGSSLPAMFGGDPLDGISVYKADHPAPHWHMVTFGFTELYGKEKEDKEHSGFGFELTFRLKRSETEEQPPAWAIDLLQNMGRYIYKSGNRFQSGDYLDTNGPICLGSDTKLTALCYTEDPELPSIETPNGRMEFIQMIGITGDERDAMQTWNSHAMLKICEPYMPYYITDLERSSLLMLPAVATAVEEGLKRDGSNTGFLYVSQLGWEPPVKRMLRKSPAVLTIGAKQAEIIGKMLSGRILKQNPLYLSGPNVRVALEPGDNPVIEEGPEHIRIVLDATTVAELSSKLRPKEELIKLSAFKGLTVQVAKTYIKDQQDNVVETIG
- a CDS encoding MarR family transcriptional regulator; this translates as MEESPRELLQVTARRFGLLNKNCCSVGTNEISMIQSHILYEIDRQHEPSMQQIADSLGKDITTFGRQVQTLIKKNLVKKTTHPEDRRVYILHLTTEGEFVATTIDENMNSYLNEFFSFMNADDSSIL
- a CDS encoding PLP-dependent aminotransferase family protein, whose product is MKALYHAIREAIHEGNLLHGEKMPSTRELAATYQISRGTVNQVYDMLTSQGYLHSQHGRGTFVAYQSEFNKEENTTQYSTQHLSAWGNRIEQLVQTTPQRHTQSTVTRLTSEALIDFSKYQPDLTKFPYDEWNNRLYAEVRHREHYSNTTYATVDSLGEPKLREAIAAYLRRMRGIQVDSNQIAVTAGSMQAIALLTQLIADPGDHVVTESPCYVGISQAVLATGAKLIEANLDGQGIVPQDWDARMLFVTPSRQFPTGEMLSLERRRTLLDWAHRHDALIVEDDYDSEFRYRGMHVEPLKTLDKDGRVIYIGSFTKTLPFEVRLGYVVLPPSLSDTFRKAQALYEPRPVNLLEQRALAAFMTSGQYERHLRRMNRLYSRKFHLLLKLLKQELSTWFDWVENEAGLHVFGWWKGDSSSYYTFRTLARTEGVIFSEVSTSTALSKKHGIYLSFAHLSDPELKEGVLRLRNATRSHV